Proteins from a single region of Streptomyces sp. TN58:
- a CDS encoding ricin-type beta-trefoil lectin domain protein, whose product MLIDYLTTANAQTFATSTGSLSTDTSPVPQRVKTASGTWKGVDATLRANADGTVSPAAVPSALSLSGGGTGPMATMTTTDGKKLSLKAPFPLPKPTLNGDSALYASVLPGVDLELSATTLGGWRQVLIVRTPEAAANPAVKKLQLAVEADGLTVSADSAGNLKAADGQGKTRFSAPTPLMWDSAGSAAPAPAPLMKSAQTQAARSALTETSVTPSSTDGPGTGASVQSIATTVDAKGIQLVPDATLLGQGTGPWYIDPGWNPTLDNANQAWAQVQEAFPDTNEFNGTQYGQDKPAAGYCGYIVGNPPCDREGRSRAYFQIGVDSRLHGAEVINATFYADVVSSSSPSTVTPMGLYSTGYIGNPTSWNRQPCDKNSRMGGCGKIGTVSMSGSGDIQFGVKDLVKTAVANKWPTITLGLAPDDEYNKYYRQRFTNTPHIVVEYDIQPTVWWPRAAPTPGFADTASYADCRTPGTTNPWDNPGWVGANNNITLTTSTYSATGQQLWTAFQYWDDDKNGETKYAETGWQSSYGAVTVDIGPLTDGHQYGWQARTTDGTLTSANTEMCFFRVDRTPPTATITSTDFPASGTIGAHPKRAGQPGTFTLTGTDPAPIGGGRTSGLACARWTTDPVKAAATGWKCTDTAAGIVKLTGGKADISITPPRWGTNYVYLQTQDNAGNMSQPFVYSYYAPSNPDAGSSVFGDINGDHKPDILLPGGAGDLRKIGGGEDPYGAPRAKMVTAPGNSGNWNAIQISHRGSLGYKSVDDLFAHQSGSPHLYVYDNDGNGGWFDGQAATGITKPTSCLKSDKTTVIPCATNGYGTDWSKVTQIAAVGGVTGESGVTLPQTSLLFVENGRLWLATPSGVNKVFAPQAILLSGNDTKWDGYDLIAPGRAQGTAFPTLWARSKTDGGTLHAFTVKSATDLTGFTDPTAGLITGKIDPKTYPRIGSNGDISEDRIPDLWAVNTNQQLVSFHGTGTRPDGGNPNPTVTGIDTSPVTLGDLNGPSAKWGLTGLTGSKARDEVGFDAATAPAGSNPATSAGVTFAKEPIAGHETTHAAFTGKASSITSTTKAVDTRSSFTITTWAKAATANGGIVASQDGTRSSAFLLYADPNGQAWRFAIARGDTDGLMYDWADLAVNSAVRFIPGQWTRISAVYDATTGMMRLYVNGTLASTGHHTASTSQIPTGPLVMGRYKKDGQPAHVTDSGFVGGISNLAVYPYAAPVTAPDASSPIHLAGAAANCVDNDYDRDTDGNKIQIAVCNGTNAQQFQIRNDGTIQIHGKCLNAAAAGTANTTLIELRTCDASAKSQQFLPRANGAIHNPVSGRCIDLGNNDTTPGRQLWLFDCNGSPAQTWTIPSLGTAPLPLPVPVANISNP is encoded by the coding sequence GTGCTCATCGACTACCTGACGACGGCCAATGCGCAGACCTTCGCCACGTCGACCGGATCGCTCAGCACCGACACCTCGCCCGTGCCGCAGCGCGTCAAGACCGCCTCGGGCACGTGGAAGGGCGTCGACGCCACGCTTCGCGCCAACGCCGACGGCACCGTCTCCCCGGCGGCCGTTCCATCCGCACTCAGCCTCTCCGGCGGCGGCACGGGCCCGATGGCCACGATGACCACGACGGACGGCAAGAAGCTGTCCCTCAAGGCGCCCTTCCCGTTGCCGAAGCCGACGCTCAACGGCGACAGCGCCTTGTACGCCTCCGTCCTGCCGGGCGTGGACCTAGAGCTCAGCGCCACCACGCTCGGCGGTTGGCGCCAGGTCCTGATCGTGCGCACCCCGGAGGCCGCGGCGAACCCCGCCGTCAAGAAACTGCAACTCGCGGTCGAGGCCGACGGCCTGACGGTGAGCGCGGACAGTGCCGGCAACCTGAAGGCCGCCGACGGCCAGGGCAAGACCCGCTTCTCGGCCCCGACCCCGCTCATGTGGGACTCGGCCGGCTCGGCGGCCCCCGCGCCTGCCCCGCTTATGAAGTCGGCGCAGACCCAAGCCGCCCGGTCCGCGCTGACCGAGACCTCCGTGACGCCGTCGAGCACCGACGGTCCCGGCACCGGGGCCAGCGTCCAGAGCATCGCCACGACCGTGGACGCCAAGGGCATCCAGCTCGTCCCCGACGCAACGCTCCTCGGCCAGGGCACCGGTCCGTGGTACATCGACCCGGGCTGGAACCCGACCCTCGACAATGCCAACCAGGCCTGGGCACAAGTCCAGGAGGCGTTCCCGGACACGAACGAGTTCAACGGCACCCAGTACGGCCAGGACAAGCCGGCCGCCGGCTACTGCGGCTACATCGTGGGCAACCCGCCGTGTGACAGGGAGGGCCGCTCGCGCGCCTACTTCCAGATCGGCGTGGACTCCCGTCTCCACGGTGCCGAGGTCATCAACGCGACGTTCTACGCGGATGTCGTGTCCTCCTCCAGCCCCAGCACGGTCACCCCGATGGGCCTGTACTCCACCGGCTACATCGGCAACCCGACCAGCTGGAACCGCCAGCCCTGTGACAAGAACTCGCGCATGGGCGGCTGCGGCAAGATCGGCACCGTGAGCATGTCCGGGTCGGGCGACATCCAGTTCGGCGTCAAGGACCTGGTGAAGACCGCGGTCGCGAACAAGTGGCCCACCATCACCCTCGGCCTCGCGCCCGACGACGAGTACAACAAGTACTACCGTCAGCGGTTCACCAACACCCCGCACATCGTGGTCGAGTACGACATCCAGCCCACCGTCTGGTGGCCCCGCGCGGCACCCACGCCCGGCTTCGCCGACACCGCCTCCTACGCCGACTGCCGCACCCCCGGCACCACCAACCCGTGGGACAACCCCGGCTGGGTCGGCGCCAACAACAACATCACCCTGACGACCTCCACCTACTCGGCCACCGGCCAGCAGCTCTGGACGGCGTTCCAGTACTGGGACGACGACAAGAACGGTGAGACCAAGTACGCCGAGACCGGATGGCAGAGCAGCTACGGCGCCGTCACCGTCGACATCGGGCCGCTGACCGACGGACACCAGTACGGCTGGCAGGCCCGCACCACAGACGGCACGCTCACCAGCGCCAACACCGAAATGTGCTTCTTCCGCGTCGACCGCACCCCGCCGACCGCGACCATCACCTCCACCGACTTCCCCGCCTCCGGCACCATCGGCGCCCACCCCAAGCGCGCAGGACAACCCGGCACCTTCACGCTCACCGGCACCGACCCCGCCCCCATTGGCGGCGGCCGGACCTCCGGTCTGGCCTGCGCGCGGTGGACTACCGACCCGGTCAAGGCGGCCGCCACCGGCTGGAAGTGCACCGACACCGCAGCGGGCATCGTCAAGCTGACGGGCGGCAAGGCCGACATCAGCATCACGCCGCCCCGCTGGGGCACCAACTACGTCTACCTGCAGACCCAGGACAACGCGGGCAACATGTCCCAGCCGTTCGTCTACAGCTACTACGCACCTTCCAACCCCGACGCCGGCTCGTCCGTCTTCGGTGACATCAACGGAGACCACAAGCCTGACATCCTGCTGCCCGGCGGTGCAGGTGATCTTCGCAAGATCGGCGGCGGCGAAGACCCCTACGGCGCGCCCCGCGCCAAGATGGTCACCGCGCCCGGCAACAGCGGGAACTGGAACGCAATCCAGATCAGCCACCGCGGCAGCCTCGGCTACAAGAGCGTCGACGACCTCTTCGCCCACCAGAGCGGCAGCCCGCACCTGTACGTCTACGACAATGACGGCAACGGCGGCTGGTTCGACGGCCAGGCAGCCACCGGCATCACCAAGCCCACCAGCTGCCTGAAGTCAGACAAGACAACAGTCATTCCCTGCGCCACCAATGGCTATGGCACCGACTGGTCCAAGGTGACACAGATCGCGGCAGTCGGCGGAGTCACCGGTGAATCCGGTGTAACTCTGCCTCAGACGTCCCTGCTGTTCGTCGAGAACGGACGCCTGTGGCTCGCCACCCCCTCCGGTGTCAATAAGGTGTTCGCACCGCAGGCGATCCTGTTGTCGGGGAACGACACCAAGTGGGACGGCTACGACCTGATCGCCCCGGGTCGCGCCCAGGGCACGGCCTTCCCGACCCTGTGGGCCCGCTCCAAGACCGACGGCGGCACCCTGCACGCCTTCACCGTCAAGAGCGCCACCGACCTGACCGGGTTCACCGATCCGACCGCAGGCCTGATCACGGGCAAGATCGATCCGAAGACCTACCCTCGTATCGGCTCCAACGGAGACATCAGCGAAGACCGCATCCCCGACCTGTGGGCTGTCAACACCAATCAGCAGCTCGTCTCCTTTCACGGCACAGGGACCCGCCCTGACGGGGGGAACCCGAATCCCACCGTCACCGGCATCGACACCTCACCCGTCACCTTAGGCGACCTGAACGGTCCCTCAGCCAAGTGGGGTCTCACCGGCCTGACTGGTAGCAAGGCTCGTGACGAGGTCGGTTTCGATGCCGCCACGGCCCCCGCCGGCAGCAACCCTGCCACCTCCGCAGGGGTCACCTTCGCCAAGGAACCCATTGCAGGTCACGAGACCACCCACGCGGCGTTCACGGGCAAGGCCTCCAGCATCACCAGCACCACCAAGGCCGTCGACACGCGCAGCAGCTTTACCATCACCACCTGGGCGAAGGCGGCAACGGCCAATGGTGGCATCGTCGCCAGCCAGGACGGCACTCGCAGCAGTGCCTTCCTCCTCTACGCCGACCCCAACGGTCAGGCTTGGCGCTTCGCCATCGCCCGCGGTGACACCGACGGCCTGATGTACGACTGGGCCGACCTCGCCGTCAACAGCGCGGTCCGCTTCATCCCCGGCCAGTGGACGCGCATCTCCGCCGTCTACGACGCCACGACCGGCATGATGCGTCTCTACGTCAATGGCACTCTCGCCAGCACGGGCCACCACACCGCGAGCACCAGCCAGATCCCCACCGGTCCGCTTGTCATGGGTCGCTATAAGAAGGACGGCCAGCCCGCCCATGTGACGGACAGCGGGTTCGTCGGCGGCATCAGCAACCTCGCCGTCTACCCCTACGCCGCACCGGTCACCGCCCCCGACGCATCCAGCCCCATCCACCTGGCCGGCGCGGCAGCCAATTGCGTCGACAACGACTACGACCGCGACACCGACGGCAACAAGATCCAGATCGCTGTCTGCAACGGCACGAACGCCCAGCAGTTCCAGATCCGCAACGACGGCACGATCCAGATCCACGGCAAGTGCCTCAACGCCGCCGCAGCCGGCACCGCGAACACCACACTGATCGAACTGCGCACGTGTGACGCGAGTGCCAAGAGCCAGCAGTTCCTGCCCCGCGCCAACGGCGCGATCCACAACCCCGTCTCCGGGCGCTGCATCGACCTGGGCAACAATGACACAACGCCCGGCCGACAGCTCTGGCTCTTCGACTGCAACGGCTCACCCGCCCAGACCTGGACCATCCCCAGTCTCGGCACCGCCCCACTGCCACTGCCCGTCCCGGTAGCGAACATTTCCAACCCGTAA
- a CDS encoding polymorphic toxin-type HINT domain-containing protein, protein MNGALIALTEPVGAAASGKVELAVDASTWAKNAGANWGARARLVQLPACALTTPGAPGCTSRKPLPAHRDASGRLVAEIDMPKRPAAQTPGLTGQSDAKAALAAAPQMLAPQNVPVGVEPGPSSNLGDYSATPLLPSASWQAGANAGNFTYGYTAEIPSAIAGAAPSLTLGYDSASIDGRTASTNAQAGLIGEGWDWHPGAISRSYKGCKDAGIANSGDECWAGDILSLSMAGHAGQIVRDDTTCEYRLQGDDGTKIERLTGQRNPAWKGEAFKVTTTDGTQYYFGSNRLPGGDGTDPQADSVSTVPVYFNSGQDKCLGAATPANGTWQQLGWQWNLDFVVDPHQNLTSYRYGQEHNYYARGGGQNNGTGTPTLYQRASYPTWIGYGQRLPDQITAKGKANTAAQIKLGIEDRCFEGATACDPAKRKTSPGAWGDTPVDQECAATGQCLNLSPTFFSTKRLAKIETEVLGTGGYRNIDTYNLKQRLEPSGDGSAPTLWLESIQRSATNARPKLDVPPVTFGKPAKIPNRVDGPVKRPNGTEATTSPFHRPRIQEITTETGGRINVVYKAPECSRVKGTMPAAADNNTMACMPVKWYLPDQSFPDPVDDWFHKVVVQSVTQQDMVAGQTTVVTDYEYGGGIAWHRNDSEFTDSKTRTWDQFRGYATVTTRTGNGNSAEAPRTKSVATFLRGMDGDVLANGTKRTVNVPDAHGGTIKDEEHLSGFVRQTQTYDRDGGTVIADEVSTPWTREKPTATRAQSGGMPPITARVMNTGKVTSRAKLADGTTWRVSERTSTYDDTAFSRPLQVDDKSDLSRPDQRLCTTFTYAAGAGGALTELASRTLVLKGASGCAQTPTAANTVGDTRAYFDGKPLGQTGTTADQTGTEVLEKYDASGQPVYRLNITSTYDVYGRLTTSTNQLRKDAAHPDGAVNKTEYKSLPNALPYEVTHTNPLGWKTTTTLDTGRALPMKTTDENGHVAERGYDSLGRVVTIWQPGQDRTVDPPVRKFSYSMNGANAPTTVLSQTLMNDNSYINSYTIYDGLGRVRQTQAHTPSGAYGRMITDALFDSHGRQVKTSAPYYNDQAAPGGALFLPNGGVNPDSKIPAQTVSVFDGLGRPTASVFQSYGIEQWRSKTEYPGADEVRSIPPAGGYATTRISNGTTSLLRQYKSNTPTGDYDETLYEVNTQGQELRRKDSAGNEWTFAYDLLGRTVKTTDPDSGTAETVYDDAKNLVTVTDARGKSATTVSDLLGRTVATYEGKVVDPTKQVGGFTYDTLPKALGKPATTTRYVGGKSGAEYKTEVTGYDNGYRPLGTKVTIPANEKQLAGTYETKNTYDKYGQLQTTDLPAITAAGLAAETLTFNYNIAGSFTSLDGTINSVITPYVVNMRYDPYGRAIRTTIGGTGKQVVSTIDYDQATGRPVRSTLDKQTATRASVDAVDYTYNRVGQLTSISNTQDGASRDLQCFTHDYLGRLTQAWTDTGTTTTAPQPSVRGIGGCGNSTAPAFDGAGKPSVGGPAPYWHQYEYDKIGNRTKLVKKDVTGNSAKDTTVTQTFGTGPNAPSSDPKTGGGTGGPHALMKSTETSATGTKVTSYTYDAGGNTASITSTPGTKTLTWNDQGKLDKITGTGESAGTSYLYDTGGNQLIRRDPGKTTLNLGTDQITLDTATGKVSNVRTYGAPGGLSITRTTTAGTSNLTYQSSDHHGTNGVQFNAADLNHVRRPADPFGNERGTQPAPGTWAGDKGFVGGTKEQATGFTLLGAREYDPATGRFISPDPIIDPGNPQQWNAYAYANNDPINASDPDGLKAFCDNFSSCAANTHTGTISNAAASTAAHGSGGSSGSSETSKALTQANGELNKAKKRRDALKHAVIDLVMDLIGYNDARDCFTKGDVMACISTALNAVPAGKIAKALKVGIEAYKIYKQLNKAYSAVDAAESKVKRAMEAFTKAKKAEDEASTAAAQARKSADEKASTETASDSAGTQSKADRGDTDAETSGGGADARSGDSGAAPGCTKQNSFPTGTRVQMADGTSKAIEDVEVGDKVLATDPQTGETASKTVTATIITPDDKEFTDLTLTDDANPRGPPATLTSTSHHPHWSETRRQWLDAGKFAPGEQLRKPEGTTLTVQNTRNYPNSVTTHNLTVDDFHTYYVLAEATPVLVHNCDLSYGEASEKANQALAAELDKMHSTMSRSKIREFAMGSAAVDRKTGNVAVGMKKTGDGAFCAEDICRADLVARGANPEDIVYSVPLRPLKRTPAPVCTRCESRTTRDQFAPGTEWESDLG, encoded by the coding sequence GTGAACGGCGCACTGATCGCCCTCACCGAGCCCGTCGGCGCCGCCGCATCGGGCAAGGTCGAGCTCGCAGTCGACGCCTCCACCTGGGCCAAGAACGCCGGCGCCAACTGGGGGGCCCGCGCCCGACTGGTCCAGCTGCCCGCCTGCGCCCTGACCACACCGGGCGCACCGGGCTGCACCAGCCGCAAGCCCCTCCCCGCACACCGCGACGCGTCCGGCCGTCTCGTCGCCGAGATCGACATGCCCAAGCGGCCCGCGGCGCAGACGCCCGGGCTGACGGGGCAGAGCGACGCCAAGGCGGCTCTCGCAGCGGCACCGCAGATGCTGGCGCCGCAGAACGTCCCTGTGGGCGTGGAGCCGGGTCCGTCGAGCAACCTCGGCGACTACTCCGCGACACCGCTTCTGCCGTCGGCCTCCTGGCAGGCCGGGGCGAACGCCGGCAACTTCACCTACGGCTACACCGCCGAGATCCCGTCCGCGATCGCTGGCGCCGCACCGAGCCTGACGCTCGGCTACGACTCCGCCTCCATCGACGGGCGCACCGCGTCGACGAACGCGCAGGCCGGTCTGATCGGTGAGGGCTGGGACTGGCATCCCGGCGCCATCTCCCGCTCGTACAAGGGCTGCAAGGACGCGGGCATCGCGAACTCGGGTGACGAGTGCTGGGCCGGCGACATCCTCTCCCTGTCGATGGCGGGCCACGCGGGCCAGATCGTCCGCGACGACACCACCTGCGAGTACCGCCTGCAGGGTGACGACGGTACGAAGATCGAGCGTCTGACCGGCCAGCGGAACCCGGCCTGGAAGGGCGAGGCCTTCAAGGTCACCACGACCGACGGCACCCAGTACTACTTCGGCTCCAACCGCCTGCCCGGCGGCGACGGCACCGACCCGCAGGCCGACTCCGTCTCCACCGTCCCCGTGTACTTCAACAGCGGCCAGGACAAATGCCTCGGTGCTGCCACCCCGGCCAACGGCACCTGGCAGCAGCTGGGCTGGCAGTGGAACCTCGACTTCGTCGTCGACCCGCACCAGAACCTGACTTCCTACCGCTACGGCCAGGAGCACAACTACTACGCACGTGGCGGCGGCCAGAACAACGGCACCGGCACCCCCACCCTCTACCAGCGGGCTTCCTACCCGACCTGGATCGGCTACGGCCAGCGCCTGCCCGACCAGATCACCGCCAAGGGCAAGGCCAACACCGCAGCGCAGATCAAGCTGGGTATCGAGGACCGCTGCTTCGAGGGAGCCACCGCCTGCGACCCGGCCAAGCGCAAGACCTCCCCTGGAGCGTGGGGTGACACTCCGGTCGACCAGGAGTGCGCGGCCACCGGTCAGTGCCTGAACCTGTCGCCGACCTTCTTCTCCACCAAGCGTCTGGCGAAGATCGAGACCGAGGTCCTCGGCACTGGCGGCTACCGCAACATCGACACCTACAACCTCAAGCAGCGCCTGGAGCCCTCCGGCGACGGCTCCGCGCCGACGCTGTGGCTGGAGTCCATCCAGCGCAGCGCGACCAACGCCCGGCCCAAGCTGGACGTGCCGCCCGTAACCTTCGGCAAGCCGGCGAAGATCCCCAACCGGGTCGACGGGCCGGTCAAGCGCCCCAACGGCACCGAAGCCACCACCTCCCCCTTCCACCGGCCGCGGATCCAGGAGATCACCACCGAGACCGGTGGCCGGATCAACGTCGTCTACAAGGCCCCGGAGTGCTCCCGTGTGAAGGGCACCATGCCCGCCGCCGCGGACAACAACACGATGGCGTGCATGCCGGTCAAGTGGTACCTGCCCGACCAGTCCTTCCCCGATCCGGTCGACGACTGGTTCCACAAGGTCGTCGTCCAGTCCGTCACCCAGCAGGACATGGTCGCCGGCCAGACCACCGTCGTCACCGACTACGAATACGGCGGCGGCATCGCCTGGCACCGCAACGACTCCGAGTTCACCGATTCCAAGACCCGCACCTGGGACCAGTTCCGCGGCTACGCCACCGTCACCACGCGCACCGGCAACGGCAACAGCGCAGAAGCACCGCGCACCAAGTCCGTCGCCACCTTCCTGCGCGGCATGGACGGCGACGTCCTCGCCAACGGCACCAAGCGCACCGTGAACGTGCCGGATGCCCACGGCGGCACCATCAAGGACGAGGAACACCTCTCCGGCTTCGTCCGCCAGACCCAGACCTACGACCGCGACGGCGGCACCGTCATCGCCGACGAGGTATCCACCCCCTGGACCCGAGAAAAGCCCACCGCCACCCGCGCCCAGTCCGGCGGCATGCCCCCCATCACCGCCCGCGTGATGAACACCGGCAAGGTCACCAGCCGCGCCAAACTCGCCGACGGCACCACCTGGCGCGTCAGCGAACGCACCTCCACCTACGACGACACCGCCTTCTCAAGGCCCCTGCAGGTCGACGACAAGAGCGACCTCTCCCGCCCCGACCAGCGCCTGTGCACCACCTTCACCTACGCCGCCGGGGCCGGTGGTGCGCTGACGGAGCTCGCCTCCCGAACCCTGGTTCTCAAGGGCGCCAGCGGCTGCGCGCAGACGCCCACAGCCGCGAACACGGTCGGTGACACGCGCGCCTACTTCGACGGCAAACCCCTCGGACAGACGGGCACGACCGCCGACCAGACCGGCACCGAGGTCCTGGAGAAGTACGACGCCTCCGGTCAGCCGGTCTACCGGCTGAACATCACCTCCACCTACGACGTCTACGGACGCCTGACCACCAGCACCAATCAGCTCCGCAAGGACGCCGCCCACCCGGACGGCGCTGTCAACAAGACCGAGTACAAGTCCCTGCCCAACGCTCTGCCGTACGAGGTCACCCACACCAACCCCCTCGGCTGGAAGACCACCACCACCCTCGACACCGGCCGCGCGCTGCCGATGAAGACCACCGACGAAAACGGCCACGTCGCCGAACGCGGCTACGACTCCCTCGGCCGGGTCGTCACCATCTGGCAGCCGGGGCAGGACCGGACCGTCGATCCGCCGGTCCGCAAGTTCTCATACAGCATGAACGGCGCCAACGCGCCCACGACCGTTCTGAGCCAGACGCTCATGAACGACAACTCGTACATCAACAGCTACACCATCTACGACGGCCTCGGCCGCGTCCGCCAGACCCAGGCCCACACCCCTTCCGGCGCCTACGGCCGGATGATCACCGACGCCCTGTTCGACTCGCACGGCCGCCAGGTCAAGACCAGCGCGCCGTACTACAACGACCAGGCTGCCCCCGGTGGCGCCCTGTTCCTGCCCAACGGCGGAGTCAACCCCGACAGCAAGATCCCGGCGCAGACCGTCTCCGTCTTCGACGGCCTCGGCCGCCCCACCGCCTCCGTCTTCCAGTCCTACGGCATCGAGCAGTGGCGCTCGAAAACCGAATACCCCGGGGCCGACGAGGTCCGCTCGATCCCGCCCGCAGGTGGCTACGCCACGACACGCATCAGCAACGGCACCACCTCGCTCCTGCGCCAGTACAAGAGCAACACCCCCACTGGTGACTACGACGAGACCCTGTACGAGGTCAACACCCAGGGCCAGGAACTGCGGCGCAAGGACTCCGCGGGCAACGAGTGGACCTTCGCCTACGACCTCCTCGGTCGCACGGTGAAGACCACCGACCCGGACTCGGGCACGGCCGAGACGGTTTACGACGACGCCAAGAACCTCGTCACCGTCACCGACGCCCGCGGCAAGAGCGCGACCACCGTCAGCGACCTCCTCGGCCGCACCGTTGCGACGTACGAGGGCAAGGTCGTCGACCCGACCAAGCAGGTCGGCGGCTTCACCTACGACACCCTGCCCAAGGCCCTCGGCAAGCCGGCCACCACCACCCGCTACGTGGGCGGCAAGTCCGGCGCCGAGTACAAGACCGAAGTCACCGGCTACGACAACGGCTACCGGCCTCTCGGCACCAAGGTCACCATCCCCGCCAACGAAAAGCAGCTCGCCGGCACCTACGAAACGAAGAACACCTACGACAAGTACGGGCAGCTGCAGACGACCGACCTGCCGGCCATCACCGCTGCCGGCCTGGCCGCTGAAACGCTGACGTTCAACTACAACATCGCGGGCAGCTTCACTTCCCTCGACGGCACGATCAACTCGGTGATCACGCCGTACGTCGTGAACATGCGCTACGACCCCTACGGCCGTGCCATCCGCACCACCATCGGCGGCACCGGCAAGCAGGTCGTCTCGACGATCGACTACGACCAGGCCACCGGCCGGCCCGTCCGCTCCACCCTGGACAAGCAGACCGCAACGCGGGCCAGCGTCGACGCCGTCGACTACACCTACAACCGGGTCGGGCAGCTGACCTCGATCAGCAACACCCAGGACGGCGCGAGCCGGGACCTGCAGTGCTTCACCCACGACTACCTCGGCCGTCTCACCCAGGCGTGGACCGACACCGGTACCACCACGACGGCGCCGCAGCCGAGCGTCCGTGGTATCGGCGGCTGCGGCAACAGCACCGCACCCGCCTTCGACGGTGCGGGTAAGCCGAGCGTGGGTGGTCCGGCCCCGTACTGGCATCAGTACGAGTACGACAAGATCGGCAACCGCACCAAGCTGGTGAAGAAGGACGTCACCGGCAACTCGGCCAAGGACACGACGGTCACCCAGACCTTCGGCACCGGCCCCAACGCCCCGTCCTCGGACCCGAAGACCGGTGGCGGCACCGGCGGCCCGCACGCCCTGATGAAGTCCACCGAGACCAGCGCGACCGGCACCAAGGTCACCTCCTACACCTACGACGCGGGCGGCAACACCGCCTCCATCACCAGCACACCGGGCACCAAGACCCTGACCTGGAACGACCAGGGCAAGCTCGACAAGATCACCGGAACCGGTGAGAGCGCCGGCACCAGCTACCTCTACGACACCGGCGGCAACCAGCTCATCCGCCGCGATCCGGGCAAGACCACGCTCAACCTCGGCACCGACCAGATCACCCTGGACACCGCCACCGGCAAGGTCTCCAACGTCCGCACCTACGGCGCCCCCGGCGGCCTGTCCATCACCCGCACCACCACCGCGGGAACGTCCAACCTCACCTACCAGTCCTCCGACCACCACGGCACCAACGGCGTCCAGTTCAACGCCGCCGACCTCAACCACGTCCGTCGCCCCGCCGACCCCTTCGGCAACGAACGCGGCACCCAGCCCGCGCCCGGTACCTGGGCGGGCGACAAGGGCTTCGTCGGCGGCACCAAGGAACAAGCCACCGGCTTCACCCTCCTCGGCGCCCGCGAATACGACCCGGCCACCGGCCGCTTCATCAGCCCCGACCCGATCATCGACCCCGGCAACCCACAGCAGTGGAACGCCTACGCCTACGCCAACAACGACCCCATCAACGCATCCGACCCCGACGGCCTGAAGGCCTTCTGCGACAACTTCTCCTCCTGCGCCGCAAACACCCACACCGGAACAATCAGTAACGCCGCCGCATCCACGGCGGCCCACGGAAGCGGCGGTAGCAGCGGTTCGAGCGAGACCTCGAAGGCGCTGACCCAGGCCAACGGGGAGCTGAACAAGGCCAAGAAGCGCCGCGACGCCCTCAAGCACGCCGTCATCGACCTGGTCATGGACCTCATCGGTTACAACGACGCCCGTGACTGCTTCACCAAGGGCGACGTCATGGCCTGCATCAGCACCGCCCTCAACGCCGTCCCCGCCGGGAAGATCGCCAAGGCCCTCAAGGTCGGGATTGAGGCCTACAAGATCTACAAACAGCTCAACAAGGCCTACTCCGCCGTCGACGCCGCCGAATCCAAGGTCAAGCGGGCCATGGAAGCCTTCACCAAGGCCAAGAAGGCCGAGGACGAAGCGTCCACAGCAGCAGCCCAAGCACGCAAATCAGCCGATGAAAAGGCATCGACAGAGACAGCAAGCGACAGCGCCGGCACGCAGTCCAAGGCAGACAGAGGCGACACCGACGCCGAGACGAGCGGCGGGGGGGCGGACGCGCGCTCCGGCGACTCAGGAGCAGCACCGGGGTGCACCAAGCAGAACAGCTTCCCCACCGGCACTCGCGTTCAGATGGCCGACGGGACGAGCAAGGCCATCGAGGACGTCGAGGTAGGCGACAAGGTCCTCGCCACCGACCCTCAGACTGGTGAGACCGCATCCAAGACGGTCACGGCGACCATCATCACCCCGGACGACAAGGAGTTCACCGACCTCACCCTCACCGACGACGCCAACCCCCGGGGCCCGCCGGCCACCCTCACCTCCACCTCCCACCACCCGCACTGGAGCGAAACCCGCCGCCAGTGGCTCGACGCCGGCAAATTCGCCCCGGGTGAGCAGCTCCGCAAGCCCGAGGGCACGACCCTCACGGTCCAAAACACCCGCAACTACCCCAACTCCGTCACCACCCACAACCTCACGGTCGACGACTTCCACACGTACTATGTGCTGGCAGAGGCTACGCCGGTCCTCGTTCACAATTGCGATCTCAGCTACGGCGAAGCCTCAGAGAAGGCGAACCAGGCGCTGGCCGCTGAGCTCGACAAAATGCATTCAACGATGTCTCGCTCCAAGATTCGTGAATTTGCAATGGGGTCCGCCGCTGTCGACCGGAAAACTGGGAACGTAGCAGTCGGCATGAAGAAGACCGGAGATGGCGCCTTCTGCGCGGAGGACATTTGTCGAGCCGATCTTGTCGCCAGAGGCGCGAATCCGGAAGACATCGTCTATAGCGTGCCGCTTCGCCCATTGAAGCGCACCCCTGCCCCTGTGTGTACGCGTTGCGAAAGTCGAACTACTCGTGATCAGTTCGCTCCTGGAACTGAATGGGAGAGTGATCTAGGGTGA